One Salvia miltiorrhiza cultivar Shanhuang (shh) chromosome 6, IMPLAD_Smil_shh, whole genome shotgun sequence genomic window, gcgcagagggttactatttaatcgtaagccgcaaaagttggttgtgccatccgggccttccatgctccgcgcagagggttactatttaatcgtaagccgtgaaagttggctgtgccatccgggccttccatgctccgcgcagagggttactatttaatcgtaagccgcgaaagttggctgtgtcatccgggccttccatgctccgcgcagagggttactatttaatcgtaagccgcgaaagttggctgtgccatccgggccttccatgctccgcgcagagggttactatttaatcgtaagccgcgaaagttggctgtgccatccgggccttccatgctccgcgcagagggttactatttaatcgtaagccgcaaaagttggctgtgtcatccgggccttccatgctccgcgcagagggttactatttaatcgtaagctgcgaaagttggttgtgccatccgggccttccatgctccgcgcagagtgttcaagcttgAACGGGAAACAGcaacaaaatcctcgccagaagagtcattagaatcctcgccagaggagttatcaaaatcctcgccagaggagtcatcagaatcctcgccagaggagtcatcaaagtcctcgccagaagagttatcaaaatcctcgccagaggagtcatcaaaatcctcaccagaggagtcatcagaatcctcgccagaagagtcatcaaaatcaaaccaaaccaGCAGAGGAGATGCGGGAATACAAACTCAACATGAACGAGcaacaaaaacaacacaaaGTGCAAAGGAAGGCAGAAGCAGCACAGAAGCTTAAAAGGCAAGATAAACAACAAAGCAATCTCATTCGAACAAAGAACGCCAAAAAGGCAAGTTGTACATTGAACGTCAGAGGTAAGTATTAAGTTCTTGAAATtgaaaagttacaaaaatatttgtcaAATCCAAAAGGGAGAGCAGGGTTATTAAGCAGGAGGAACAGAGGAATCTTCAGCAGGGACAGGGGAGACGGGAGCAGAGGTGGCAATAGCAGGGGTCTGGCTAGCAGAGGCCCCATCCGTAAACACCGGCAGCATGCCAGCTTCCTTCATCTTCGGAAGACGGGAATCCACGTCCAGCAGCTTCGCAGCTTCTTGTACATATGTTTTCTCGTCTCTATACAGGGCCAAAAGCTACTCCACTGCAAAACGAGAGGAAGTCGAGTCTTCAAAAGCTGAGGCAGCCAAatcagagggcaggggaggcaTCATGCTGTATTCAGAAAATTTTCGGGTGCCTTTGCCAGTGGGATCCCGTAACTTGTTCACGAAGCCTACTAGGGAGGCAGAGAAGGCAGGCATATACATGGGAACAGAGGGCAACATGTCAGACCCTACTCCAAAAGCAAATAAAGGAATAGCCTTCTctagcactggataccaccataCCGGCTTCTCCGGAGAATTCTCAGGGATCTTCATCagcttatttatctcctcatcTTGGAGATTATCCATCAAGGCCCGCAAATCCAGGGTAGCAagttgctctggagtagccccCGCCATCTCTAACGCCTTGGAGGCAGATTGCTTTATCACATAAGCAAAAAGGGGCCCGAAGTCCGCCAAGTACTCTGGAGTCCGTTTGAAGGCCTCCAAGGTACCCTCTAGCATCACCCCCAGGAAGTGCTGACCCTgaggagacaagaaatactccaagCGCTGATCTCGTGCTCCCAGTACGTAAGCAAGGTTTTGGGCCTCCACAAGTGTCTTCCTCCAATCACGCCTGGCTTCCCTATAATCTTTTTCATACCCCGCCTTGAACCTCATAAGGCTCTCATGGCTCTCCCTCGTCACCCTTGTCAGCTCAGAAGCCAGGGACAACTTCTCCACCTCTACTTGGGCCAGCTTGGCCTTCAGCTCAGCAATCTCTGCCTCAGCCCCACTCAGGCGCTCCACTACCCCAGCAACAGCGTCGTCGCGTGTGGCAATATCTGCCTGctccttttctctctccttttccAACACATCATAATCATAGATGCGCTGGATAGCTCCCCAGAACCGAGCCTCCACCTGCAGGGAAATAGAATGGGTTAGGTCAGAACAAAGAAACCATCTTCACCAAAGGAATGATTTTCTTCAGAGAAAGGGGGTCCACCAGAACAATCAAAAGTTTGGTAACTTAAATTTTTTAGATAAGGATACCAACGGCAAAGTACCTGAAGAGCCGTCTGGGCAAGCAGACTTGCCAAACCCCCTCGTGTCAAGTTCTCCATCTTCTCCTTATCTTTTGAGTGAACACGAGAGGACAGGGCATCGATAAACCCCTGTCCCGACAAGCTTGAAATCGGACCAGAGACAATATCCTCCGATTCATCTTCAGCGGGGACCACAGCCTTGCCCTTGCCTTTTCCCCCAGCAGAAGGAGGGACCttcgaaccaccagcagacttcttcgctggctcCTTGGATTTGCCGGCCTTCTTCAGGCCCTCTTGCTTCTCCTTCTCACCTATGGAGATCAGGGAacccctcttccttttcttcgaaagcTCAGTGAGGGTGACACCCGGGGCCGAGTCGGGTGAGGGAATCTCACCAGTGATGTCCACAATCTGGACATCTTCTTCACCGGCACCAGATGCACCACCAGTGCTAGAGCGTCCGCGCCTGCGAACAAGGCTACCCGCATCAACCTCCTCTGCATTAAACGAGCGGGAGGTTTCCACATTCTCCTCTGGAACCTCCACCACAGGGGGAATGGTGACCAGCTCGGTCCCGGTCGGTTGTTCAGAGGGGACTTCTACCACAGGAGCAATGTCAGGCAAATTTTCCCCGCATTGTTtcctccaagacatgtctgcagATCAGAATTCTACACCAttaaatcagggtaacaaaaactaatgtattttttaaaattcatattttttacctatcgaTTTCTTGGGATACAGGGGAAATAGGCCATTGTATGCCAGAGCTTAATTGTTCTCAGCAAGGTATTTACATTCTAAAGGCTGGGCTGCGTTCATGGCGTTCAGACGGATTATGACCCCCAAGTCAAAGGGCGAGGGAGCTTCTAGGGAGGCGGGTTTATAAGTAGTCCGTGGATTATGCCATTCCAGTTCACGAACGTTATAATCACGCCAGGAGCCGATAAGAGTGTgcacataacaataatagcTCAAAAAGCCCTTATCAAAAGAATTTAGAGAGGAAAGAAAGGTAGTAGGGCGTTTTGGAAGACCAGCAAAGTTATacaggggactgccctgcatACGAAGGGATTGGGTCTGACAAAACAATTTGGCGGTATCCTCAACACCATGGGCGCGGCATAGAATATGGAAGCCATTTAGCCTCCGAATGGCAGAGGGGGCGACCTGATAAAAAGGGATACGAAAATGGTTGCAAACGTCAACCAGAAGGGAAGGAGGAGGGAGCCGTAGGCCAGCATCTATCTGGGCCTGCCAGATGGCGATTGTTTTGTGGTCGCGAAGTTTCTTAGGGGGTGTTGAGGCTTTAGAGAAAACCGTAAATTGTAAACCAGCAGGGCGTCGACACTTGTTCTTTAATCTTTCCACCGCCGCGACGCCAAGGAGGGATTTAGGAATACTCTTTGGGGGTTGGGGTGCTTTTTTGGCTCTCTTTTTTGGTTGGGAAGAACTGGGAACAATCGGAGAATCGGAAACAGTTTGAGAATCATGAGAGGCAGAAGGGGAGGGAAGATGTTCAGGACTCTGAGGTTGAGAAGAGAAAGATGAAGCATCACGgggagaaggagaaggcgaCTGCGAGAATCGGGGAGCGGAAGTGGAAGCCATGGTCAGAATACTCAAaacctagggtttctaacacgctcaatcagagcaccaacaaatttCAAAACTACTCTACAACTAATCACAAATATCGGAGAATAGGATACGCAAGTTACCTAGGTCAAGGGAAGACTGACAATGAAAACGGGAGCGGAGGGGTCGCGGAAAAATACGCCGGAATAGGAGGAAGGATCGCCGGAAATTGCAGATGAAGGAGTtcggaaaacttggagaagaaggaTAGTAAAAAATGgaagttcgaatcgactaagtaaaaatgtacgcgggcaactactaACAAGCGGGATGAGCGACACTTGGCATACGGAAATGAATCGACGGCCGAAAATCCCTACGGGGAGGCGaaaagacgcaaaggttaaaaagtaacctcggggtacgggaaaagcactgtagactgggcgggcatttaatgcagATGACGTCACCCACGCGGGCGAGTcttctgactagttgcactatttcagagtgaactagccagattagggggtgggagtaacaaaaatgCCAAAAAGCAATTAACAGGGCTTATCTTTATCTTTTTACAAGAATAGAATTCTCGTGTCTTCATGATTTGTAGGGACCAGGGAAAACAGCATGATGCGagctttaacaatacttcgctggttgaacacgaagaatgcccggttcaaccagaccagaggggggagtggttgatgaggagtaatatgtgcagagtaggaaAAGGATAcaagtcagaggaatcgaccccaTCAGCGGGACAAGTAAGGGCAGAAGAAGTACattcgtcagaggaatcatcttcACCAGAAGAGTCCAGCTAGTCAAAAGAATTATTCTCACCCGAGGGATTTCGTGCACCAGAGACCCCTCACCCACCAGAAGAATGAcccaccagaggaatggctcttgccagaggaacTATGAttaccagagaaatcaccctcgccagagaagtcatcctcgccagagaggtcatccccgacagagaagtcatcctcgccagagaagtcaccttcgccagaTAAATCATCTTCGTCAGAGGAGCTATCTTCATCAGCGGAATCACCAGAAACGCGGGAGAATCCCCGAGTGAAGATGAAATTCCCGATATGCCCTTCGATCACGTCAAAAGCATGCGCTAGCaccgattttactattttacccttcccTGTATTCTATAAATAGGCTTCGCACTCGTGTTTTGTAGTCACGCTATCTCATATCTTTGAATACAACAGCTACTTTCTCTCTCgtgcaaggtttccgatcattttacttcgtcttcttcagtCAATCGCATTAGGCATAGCTTGTGATTTCACTTTATAGTTTAGATGTTGGTTTCGTGAAATACcaaaacttatatatttaatatattatattaaatgagaTGCTTTGACAATGGAGTTGATTTTGgtttgatataataaaaagttgCTGCATTTTTGGAGATATATAAGGAATGTTGTCAAATTACACATTTCACTCtatcaccctctctctctctctctctctctctcactcacaaATTTGACGCCATGCATACCTTGAAATAAGGCTTCTTCATCGTCTAGTTGTGAAGATCATACAGAAAATCCCATTGATCATGCATACCAATCCCTTTGTTTAGCGTGTAAATCAGTAAGAATTAATATGAGATATTGCTAGAGTTCGTAAATAAGTTTTTATTCTCTTGAATTGAAAAACAATATATAGTCAAAAATTGCgtgtaaatgaaaaataatattcacttttgcaaatgactacaagatcccatgcaatttatatgtatttatattatgaattttaaatattagatgtttttcacaaaagatttaattgaaattgataatttttcacaaaactataaatttatattggatatttcaatataaatttatctaaaaatatataaattcacaagaaaaggatatttttcaaaaaatataaattctaagtataaattcataaatttactattggtgattttaaattttaaatattggatatttaaATTCACACGGGTaaattcacaatatatatatatatatatatatatatatatatatatatatttcaaaatttatataaattcacactgaaaaatattggtgactttaaattttaaatattggatatttatataaattcacaaaaataaaggatatttttcacaaaattaTAAATTGCATGATATAAAAGAGCACTGTATAGATTGTAGCAAGTGGGCCCCGCAACTTATATGTATATCATCCTATGAATTAGTGaactttttaaatataaatcaactttccaaaaatagattGAGTAAAAGAGCGGGAAATTTTTTTTGCTAGATGGACcagctattatatatgtatagattttTACTCATGTAAATGATGGAGTACTATTCTTATACGCAAATGACACTTTCTTATGATGTGGCTCTCAGCTCCTGCCTACCCTCTTTAGTTCTTGGTCTTCTAGTTCGGTTGGTGGGTCTAGGAGTGGCCATTGAGGATTTTTTTTTCAGGTGTCTGGTGCGCTAGAACCTGATCCTGCTTTAGTTTGGCTCCTCTGTTGGTTCATTCTTCTCGCGTGTTCTGTTTTATCAGGCTCACATGTTTTCTTTGTTCCGTCTTTGAACTTcgtgttttattttccttttttttgtaaagacgggtactctttttccttcacTGGCATTTTTTCCATTGGATTTTCGCCGGAAAGATTTTGATGAAGCTCAGCGCTTAGTTAGCATCGTTGTTCTACCAATAGGTttctagatttttcttttttctcaataaaattttatttcagcTTGCAATCAAATCATAGTGGCTGTAATTTGCATTATACTTACAATTTCTCAAAATTAGTGGTTAAAAAAAAACAGTTTAAAGAACGTCTCAGCGAATCTTAAGTATTTAAATAGCAGGCTGCAAATAGACCACCAAAATCCCAAGCATCTCACCACAAGTCATATTAGTACAAAATGACCAACATAAAACGAACTAAATAACTCTGAAATTAAATGAGAAGATATAGTCAGACAAATTTATGTTGTGTATAAATGCATTTTATCTATTTTACCATGTCACAAGTATTGACTTGTGTTGTGTAAAGCAAATCATAAATAATGTACAATTACAGCCTCAATCAATGGAAGAATACAACCCTGATTACTACCGACATATTTGAAGGTAACAAACCAGGGACAACCTAAAAATCTAGAGAAATTTTCGTGTAGATGCAAAAAAAGTTCATTTTTTACACAAATTTGcaagaaaaataatgaaaaagagCTAACCACTTGTGTCATCTCTGTGGAAGATCAAAAATTTGGTGCATCTCTATTTGTGTTTGTGAGTTTCTTCTTGAGTTTCCAAATTTCTCTGCTTCTCTTGCTATTTGGATATCATTGTGTCCAAAATACTGAACGAAAACTtttacagcaaaacgaggaagGAGTGCGCCTATCGTGATTAAAGACAAGCACACCCAGAACAATTCTGTCTTGACAATATGAAAGATCGCCCTGCACAAACATTCAACTAGAATTAAACGAATCTGTTTAAAGATCAAGAGTTGGAGAATACTTTGAACGACTACAACACATTTAAAGTAAAAGTTTGTTATAAGATTAGGTTATATATTAGACCAGAGATATCAATAGATAACATAGGTATGTATTATGCATGATATTTAGGTATAGTGTGACAAGAAACGCATACATCGCCTATGAAAGTTGAGTATCATTAGAGAATATATACTTTTGATTGATGCACACAGAGGCAGAACTCGAGTTGGGCAGAGCCAAATCAATTTTAGGCATAAATGGCTATATTTGTCACCAGGAGTATCTGTAACACAACGGTAACTGGAACTAGGACTCCAGAAGTATCGAAGAAAATGATGCAGATTTTCTTCATGAATGCACAACATTGAAAAGAGAGGAATTGGACATAAAGAGCAAATATAATTAAGGTATCTGCAAAGAAACTCATGCATAACGTAAATTAAAAGGTTACCAGAAAAAAGGGCGAAAGTTCTTGTTGAAGAGATCAGCATTGAAGAATAGAAGAGTCATTGCTTACTCAACGAAAGTAAAGCCTCATGAATGATGCCTTTATGCAATGCCTTAAATAAACATAATAAGTTAGAACATCTTACCAGTAACCAGGCAGGAAAGGCAGCATATCAATAGCAATGACACAGAGGAAAGTCGCAATAATAGATCCCCAGATGGCTGCATGTGTCATCCAATACCACCGAGTTACATCCATAGCCAAATGTATATTCACCATTACTACCACTCCAAGTGTCCAAAGATCGCCTAGGCTAGAACCATCAACACTGCTTCCCCAATAAGCAAGGAAAGGAACAAAGAAGGCAGCTACACTTTGCCACAACGTGTCCAACATTGTTACCCAGAATAGTTTTCCATTGTAACTTTCTTGCCTTTGTCCAGCACCATAAAGCTGAGGGTGCTTGAGTAGAGAAGTTCTACTTAAATCCTTATCAAGAACTCCAACAATTATTGTAGGCACCGATGTGTATAGTACTGAATACAATACACTGCTCCAATCGGTGATGGCAGTTGTCAGTGTATAACTTGTGAAGAGCACATACCTGGAAGGAAAGCATATGATAGTCGATAAGCAAAATTTTCTAACTTCCTTATCTATACGGTAATCCAGTTAGTTCCGATGTAAATAGCTTGGTCTTatacatgaatttaattttattattactatgcCTTATTCCTTTATTGTCCTCACAAATGATCTAATTCCTAAACACCTCCCCATGCAAGCGTTTTCAAGATAATGTCACAAAAAAACTCTCAAGTACATTTCTAATGTTACTTATAAAAACTGATGACTTCTTAGTAGTTAGTATCATTAGTATTTTGCATCATTAGCTCTTTGTATAAGCTTAAGTTTAACGTAAATAGGTTGTTTTTTACCATACAAAATACTCATAAACTTACCAGAATAAGATAAGAACAAAAACTGCATTTCTGTAGAAGTTGTACAATATCATGTAGCTCATCCGATTATAATTCCAGTGCCCGTGCACCAATAACAGTGGGaccaaaaatttaaattgacCCATCGCAAAATCTGATGCCATCACAGCTTGGCGACCTTCTTGTCCACTGATTCCTATGCCCACGCCACATCAGCCATTTGGATCATTGAAACGTCGTTTGCACCTGACAGTTAAAACATAATTAGCAGCCCAATCAAGAGATATATTTAGCTGActgatttatgttcttgttttcGTACTTCCTTTCTTCCTTACACTATAAAAGATAGAGATAATGATGCTTACCATCACCAATGGCAAGGGTCATATCATCAGTTCTACTTTTTATCAGAGCAACTATTCCAGCTTTTTGTAGTGGAGCTACCCGACAACAGAGTACGACATCACATTTGCTTGCTAATTCAAAAAGCTGCAAACCAATAGGCATTAATTAATACAATAAGTTGTTAGGAGAGTTCCTGTAAGTTAGTTAGAGGCTGTGGAGAGTTACCTGTTCTTCAAGTTCAGAGTCCAGAATATAAACAAGGCTTGTTCCATCAATAATCAGGCCAAGCTGACATCTGCAGTTTCCAGAAACTCCGGATGGAGCATCAGCGAGCTTCTTAGACACAACTAATGCCTCAATTAAGCTCTTTCGACATGATTCCAGAGAGTTGTTGTTTATCACTATCTGGGTCATCTTGCTTGTTAAAAGTTTAGATGAGTAGCCAATTGAAATTGCTGTTTCTTGCTTGTCCCCTGTTAGAACCCAGACTTTGATACCTGCTGTTCTTAAAGAATCAATTGCTTCTGGGACTCCTTGCTGTAATTTGTCTTCAATCGCAGAAGCACCTAATATGCCGAGATGATGTTCCACATTGTTTGCAACTTTACGAAGCAAAGAGGCCCTCCCCATTAAGGCAGTGCTTGCCACTTCATAAGACGATTGCCACTGTTCAAATTCTGATGAACTCAGCTCCCGCACACCGACAACAAGTGTTCGCAAGCCTTTTGACGAGTAGGTCTGAATATGAGTTTCTGTTGCTTTTAGCACATTCAAGTTCTGCGATCTGTCTATGACACTGAACATAGATGTATCCGCACCTTTTACAAAAACCTTTATTGCCTTGTCAGGGCATCCTAGTATCACCGACATCCTCTTCCGGTCACTATCAAACTCATGCAGACCCAAGACGTTAAACCTGCGCTGCCCATTAACGAGTGTATCTGAGAAGGCATAAATAATTGCTGGAGAAATTCACAAAGGACAGGAAAAGGAGAAGGAAAAGGAAATCAATTAACAGAAAGAGGAAAAGTAAGAATTCAGAACAAAAGGCAAACTATAGTGTTTAATAAGCTAGTTGAAGAACACTAGAAGAGACTTATGAGGTAATAATAAAAGCAAGAACAGATAGAACTTGTTTCACTGTTCTAACTAAACTTTTCATAGTACACTATTCAACAAATGAATGCAATAATACTTCTTGTTGATGCATATTTCTCTCTTCAAACTTTCTTGGATTGTCTTATAAggatatttatactagtttagCTAATCTAATAGGGAATCCCATTTACGAAGATATATACTTTTCAACAATCTAACTAAACATGTCCAACTACACTTAGACAATATGGCAGTTTAAACAATGTAGTGCCTTACAGAAACGAGTTAGAAAATTCACTTAAATTATGAGGTTATGATGTGTGAACAAAACAAATATAACTTACCTTTGTCTTTCCCCTTGTACATCAATAACTATGTGGCCTGAGGTTCGTTCTACAAGCATAAAACCATAAGCTGCAGCAGCATACACTAACGCCTGCTCATCAGGAGATTCCCCCTGATAATCTATCAACTTCACGACAGGATCTGGAGTCTCAACGGTTAAAGGTACAATGGTGTTGCAAGCAGCCAATGCCAAGAAAAAATCATGAACATGTCTCCCTTCACTGGTGTGCTTTCTTTTTGATGTATTGAGAAGCTCCGGGTCAACCTTTACCTTCATCTTAGGCCTGAAAACCTGTGCACCACCTGACATCAAATAAGATATAATAATGCGCTTGTAATAGATACTACTGTAAGCTTATGAGACGACGAAAAAAGAGAGATTGCAGTTGCAGTACCTCGATCCAAAATTCTAATTTGACCATCTTCAACACCGCCGTTCCCACTACTGTAGTCGATGCCCCCAATGCTTGCACATTGAAACTCCATCTTGTTTTCAGTAAGGGTACCGGTTTTATCAGAAAAAACATATTTGATTTGTCCCAGATCTTCATTTATATTCAGTGCCCTACATTGAAATCTTGAGCTAGAGGCTTCATCATACATCATATTATCTCGGATCATTAGAAAGGCCTGACCAACACGAACAAGCTCCATAGATATGTACAGTGATATAGGAATCATAATTTGGAACACGATAACTGACATGAGGAACACAAAGAATACCTCCATGCCCCATCCATAATATTTATAGTTTTCTTCATCACCCTTCGAATAGTCCTTTTTCCTATAGAATTGCATTAGATCCAATTCATCCTTGTGGTGTCTCAACCAAATACCATGAAGAACAGAGACTATTGTACACAGTGCACAGAGAAAAATTGAAAGGAAAATGATCTCCCGATTCATAGATGTCTCAAGACGGCTTCTCTTGGACGGAGCTCCAGAATTATTGAGCATTGCCTTGGTCTCTCTGCCTGCAAAAACTGCAACTCCAACTGTCCATTCAGTGTTCTTCAGCTCACAACCGCGTAGAATGATGTTAGAAGGTCCAAGAGAAATATGCTTTCCATCAACATCCAAATTTGCCTGGAAACCATAAATGTTCCGGTTTGGTTTCTCACACTTGATCAATCCACTAATCTTCTCATTCTCtacatttttcatttgtgttTCTTGCTTCGCATACCGTGTTTTCAAATTTGATTCCCCATCCAAATTGGTAGTCTGCACATAAGCAACTCCGGTGCTGTCACTTGTAGAGAGCAGCACCATATCACAAGGAAGAGTTTCATCCGC contains:
- the LOC130988975 gene encoding LOW QUALITY PROTEIN: phospholipid-transporting ATPase 1-like (The sequence of the model RefSeq protein was modified relative to this genomic sequence to represent the inferred CDS: deleted 2 bases in 1 codon), whose protein sequence is MDSHSQIEVNENSPQFPDPIRSSSTRSILSKASGGHSLREVNFSELGLKPVRHGSRGAESEGFNASYKEIHDDDARLIYINDPEKTNEKFEFAGNSIRTGKYSVLTFLPRNLFEQFHRVAYIYFLVIAVLNQLPQLAVFGRGASIMPLAFVLLVTAVKDAYEDFRRHRSDKIENSRLAWVLVDEKFQQVRWKDIRVGEIIRVCADETLPCDMVLLSTSDSTGVAYVQTTNLDGESNLKTRYAKQETQMKNVENEKISGLIKCEKPNRNIYGFQANLDVDGKHISLGPSNIILRGCELKNTEWTVGVAVFAGRETKAMLNNSGAPSKRSRLETSMNREIIFLSIFLCALCTIVSVLHGIWLRHHKDELDLMQFYRKKDYSKGDEENYKYYGWGMEVFFVFLMSVIVFQIMIPISLYISMELVRVGQAFLMIRDNMMYDEASSSRFQCRALNINEDLGQIKYVFSDKTGTLTENKMEFQCASIGGIDYSSGNGGVEDGQIRILDRGGAQVFRPKMKVKVDPELLNTSKRKHTSEGRHVHDFFLALAACNTIVPLTVETPDPVVKLIDYQGESPDEQALVYAAAAYGFMLVERTSGHIVIDVQGERQRFNVLGLHEFDSDRKRMSVILGCPDKAIKVFVKGADTSMFSVIDRSQNLNVLKATETHIQTYSSKGLRTLVVGVRELSSSEFEQWQSSYEVASTALMGRASLLRKVANNVEHHLGILGASAIEDKLQQGVPEAIDSLRTAGIKVWVLTGDKQETAISIGYSSKLLTSKMTQIVINNNSLESCRKSLIEALVVSKKLADAPSGVSGNCRCQLGLIIDGTSLVYILDSELEEQLFELASKCDVVLCCRVAPLQKAGIVALIKSRTDDMTLAIGDGANDVSMIQMADVVGIGISGQEGRQAVMASDFAMGQFKFLVPLLLVHGHWNYNRMSYMILYNFYRNAVFVLILFWYVLFTSYTLTTAITDWSSVLYSVLYTSVPTIIVGVLDKDLSRTSLLKHPQLYGAGQRQESYNGKLFWVTMLDTLWQSVAAFFVPFLAYWGSSVDGSSLGDLWTLGVVVMVNIHLAMDVTRWYWMTHAAIWGSIIATFLCVIAIDMLPFLPGYWAIFHIVKTELFWVCLSLITIGALLPRFAVKVFVQYFGHNDIQIAREAEKFGNSRRNSQTQIEMHQIFDLPQR